One Purpureocillium takamizusanense chromosome 12, complete sequence DNA window includes the following coding sequences:
- a CDS encoding uncharacterized protein (EggNog:ENOG503P2B6~TransMembrane:5 (i222-241o253-271i283-304o316-338i358-375o)~COG:S) → MDKVDSGSQHGRDASRGWGYPWATAGNGSRGSVDEETGAVLASNDGEDGPQIPLQDLSSLSLTAVEPKPPPTFLDQLRRLPPEVWLEILGYLSLGEVIRLRRTCFPLYQSIPSSAFAAVFRHRLAKLSLRTCRRCLTTARSCRHLLQPLIRPLAPPYMLVAECVPCKAQRGGIEPEGEWWLLGRRAFMCGFCGYPTDAPGWIGTGLRLHGYCRERYGYLRTAAYFFAFLPVPLVLGFVWFIATSSEAGRITNALLGAECCVPVLSFIMLAYPQAVLRLHHFAALLSLAAVIVATVVITRITSWMSYHDTADGKWKLLFGALVVVVTIKSLHFVGNVILMLEYKHWQNMRPHSAWPRRALAVMLKLAAMLANPLYLEQVYPGRYTPMWLRNVLDRLSGRQRWQNGDVELAV, encoded by the exons ATGGACAAGGTGGACAGCGGTTCACAGCATGGACGAGATGCTTCTAGGGGCTGGGGCTACCCCTGGGCAACAGCAGGCAACGGGAGCCGAGGGTCCGTCGATGAGGAGACGGGTGCCGTCCTGGCCTCGaatgatggcgaggatggccCACAGATCCCGCTCCAAGACCTCTCCTCACTTAGTCTGACGGCGGTCGAGCCCAAACCGCCACCCACGTTTCTCGACCAGCTTCGGCGCCTGCCCCCCGAGGTCTGGCTCGAGATTCTGGGGTATCTGAGCCTCGGAGAAGTCATACGGCTGAGGCGGACCTGCTTTCCCCTCTACCAAAGTATCCCGAGCTCAGCTTTTGCGGCTGTGTTCCGGCACAGGCTGGCCAAGCTCTCGCTCCGGACCTGTCGCAGATGCCtcacgacggcaaggtcctGTCGGCACCTGCTGCAGCCCTTAATCCGACCGCTGGCCCCGCCGTACATGCTGGTCGCGGAGTGCGTCCCCTGCAAGGCCCAACGAGGCGGCATAGAGCCCGAGGGTGAGTGGTGGCTCCTGGGCCGGAGGGCCTTCATGTGCGGCTTCTGCGGGTACCCGACCGACGCCCCGGGCTGGATAGGGACGGGCTTGCGGTTGCACGGCTACTGCCGCGAGAGGTACGGGTACTTGAGGACCGCGGCGTACTTTTTCGCCTTTCTGCCCGTGCCGCTGGTCCTTGGCTTCGTCTGGTTCATTGCCACGAGTAGTGAAGCTGGCCGGATCACTAATGCTTTGCTCGGG GCAGAATGTTGCGTCCCAGTTTTATCCTTTATAATGCTTGCCTATCCACAGGCGGTGCTGAGGCTCCATCACTTTGCGGCACTGCTGAGCTTAGCCGCGGTGATTGTCGCTACAGTGGTTATTACGAGGATTACGTCTTGGATGAGCTATCATGACACCGCAGACGGCAAGTGGAAGCTTCTCTTCGGCGCGCTTGTAGTCGTTGT GACGATCAAATCCCTCCACTTCGTGGGCAACGTCATTCTCATGCTAGAATACAAGCACTGGCAAAACATGAGGCCTCATTCGGCGTGGCCACGACGTGCCCTCGCAGTGATGCTGAAGCTGGCCGCTATGCTCGCCAATCCGCTGTACCTGGAGCAGGTTTACCCGGGGCGATACACGCCAATGTGGCTCAGAAACGTGCTGGATCGCCTCAGTGGACGGCAGCGTTGGCAGAACGGCGACGTTGAGCTGGCGGTTTGA